The following are encoded in a window of Bacillus xiapuensis genomic DNA:
- a CDS encoding ABC transporter ATP-binding protein has protein sequence MSLLEVKELVGGYTRKPVLKKISFSVEQRSIVGLIGLNGAGKSTTIKHIIGLMEPKQGQVLINGRSLKDSPDKYRQQFSYIPETPILYEELTLEEHMKLTAMAYGLTEGEYNERIQPLLKEFRLDQKMNWFPAYFSKGMKQKVMIMSAFLTEPSLYIIDEPFLGLDPLGIQSLLDWMKKMRDHGAGILMSTHILATAEKYCDSFIILHNGEIRAQGTIDELRAQFHMAGASLDDIYIQLTKEEDR, from the coding sequence ATGTCTTTGTTAGAAGTAAAAGAGCTAGTCGGCGGTTATACGCGCAAGCCTGTGTTGAAAAAGATATCATTTTCGGTTGAACAACGGAGCATTGTCGGCTTAATCGGTTTAAACGGTGCCGGGAAGAGTACAACGATCAAACATATTATCGGATTAATGGAGCCGAAGCAAGGGCAAGTGCTGATTAACGGGCGTTCCTTAAAGGATAGTCCGGATAAGTACCGCCAGCAATTCTCTTATATACCAGAAACTCCGATTTTATATGAAGAATTGACATTGGAAGAGCATATGAAGCTAACAGCAATGGCTTACGGCCTGACGGAAGGGGAGTACAATGAGCGGATTCAGCCGCTGTTAAAAGAGTTTCGGCTGGATCAGAAGATGAACTGGTTTCCGGCTTATTTTTCGAAAGGCATGAAGCAAAAAGTGATGATTATGAGTGCTTTTTTGACGGAGCCATCCCTTTATATCATCGATGAGCCTTTTTTGGGCCTTGATCCTCTCGGCATCCAATCGCTGCTCGATTGGATGAAAAAAATGCGCGATCACGGTGCGGGAATTTTAATGTCCACTCATATTTTGGCAACGGCCGAAAAATATTGTGATTCTTTCATCATCCTGCACAATGGAGAAATTCGCGCGCAAGGCACAATTGATGAGCTGAGAGCGCAATTCCATATGGCGGGGGCGTCCCTCGATGATATTTACATTCAATTGACGAAGGAAGAAGATCGATGA
- a CDS encoding ABC transporter permease, producing the protein MKNIEQLWKNRTEAYFAELRKYLRYMLNDHLLFVLVFALGAGLYYYSGWVKTLDHTFPAPLIMAATLGALLAWSPVNTLLMRADTVFLLPLEEKMGTYFQKAIRSSFFSQMYWLVAGLAFFMPMYTQVRGGAASSFLLWLAVLLLLKRWNLQLRWYVLKQQEKESHLVDLAIRFILNALLLYFLFSDVSFVFVLVVAAVLAGYGLYFRAASQRLALKWETLVHLEEKRMAAFYRLANLFTDVPHLKGTVKRRQWLDPLLGRLPFSQSSAFNYLFRRAFIRMNEYFGLFMRLTVIAALLIDFSDQELLQLIVALLFIYLTGFQLLPLIRRHDLKVWLSLYPLPASEKRKALLSLLFRLLGLQAVVFGAAAGISQSVAQGGIVLGASLCWVFLFVKVYAPSRLKRMEK; encoded by the coding sequence ATGAAGAATATTGAGCAATTATGGAAAAACAGGACGGAAGCTTATTTTGCGGAGCTTCGCAAGTATTTGCGCTATATGCTGAATGATCATTTGCTGTTTGTGCTGGTATTTGCGCTGGGAGCCGGCCTTTATTATTACAGCGGCTGGGTCAAGACGCTTGATCATACATTTCCGGCTCCGCTCATCATGGCTGCCACTCTTGGAGCCCTACTGGCTTGGAGTCCTGTGAATACGCTGTTAATGCGAGCTGATACCGTCTTTTTATTGCCGCTTGAGGAAAAAATGGGGACATACTTTCAAAAAGCAATTCGATCAAGCTTTTTTTCACAAATGTATTGGCTGGTTGCTGGATTGGCTTTCTTTATGCCAATGTATACTCAAGTCAGGGGAGGGGCTGCTTCATCATTTCTTCTTTGGCTGGCGGTTTTGCTGCTTCTAAAAAGGTGGAACCTGCAGCTGCGCTGGTATGTGCTGAAGCAGCAGGAAAAGGAAAGTCATTTAGTGGATCTAGCAATTCGTTTCATACTGAACGCCTTGCTGCTCTATTTTCTCTTCTCGGATGTTTCTTTTGTATTTGTGTTGGTGGTTGCAGCTGTGCTGGCCGGATATGGTCTTTACTTTAGAGCCGCCTCGCAGCGGCTGGCATTGAAATGGGAAACGCTTGTTCATTTGGAAGAGAAGCGAATGGCTGCCTTTTATCGCCTAGCCAATTTATTTACGGATGTTCCTCATTTAAAAGGAACAGTTAAGCGGCGCCAATGGCTGGACCCGCTTTTGGGACGGCTGCCGTTTAGCCAGTCTTCCGCCTTTAATTATTTATTCCGCCGTGCATTTATCCGGATGAATGAGTACTTTGGCCTATTTATGAGATTGACAGTGATCGCCGCGCTTTTGATAGATTTCAGTGATCAAGAGCTGTTGCAATTGATCGTCGCCCTCCTGTTTATTTATTTAACAGGATTTCAGCTGCTGCCCTTGATTCGGCGTCATGATTTGAAGGTTTGGCTGTCACTTTATCCGCTTCCCGCTTCAGAAAAAAGAAAGGCGCTGTTATCTCTTCTTTTCCGGTTACTTGGCCTTCAAGCTGTTGTTTTCGGAGCAGCTGCCGGCATTAGCCAGTCTGTTGCTCAAGGGGGAATAGTTCTCGGTGCCAGCTTATGCTGGGTTTTCCTATTTGTTAAAGTCTATGCTCCATCCAGATTGAAACGAATGGAAAAATAG
- a CDS encoding antibiotic biosynthesis monooxygenase family protein — MNIFITSGTYDFLQKIKEKHPHEKMVLMENAEGAALLHESEKKTIFNSPRKYEVIDAFGELADRGYVVCNNIPVTDEGRPVFEYRFKNRARAIESVPGFIAIRVLRPLNSSTYIILTQWKDQNSFNGWKNSQAYHKAHEKRGTADGIDQQPKIFASPSYVTAYTVPSEED, encoded by the coding sequence GTGAATATTTTTATCACATCAGGCACATATGACTTTTTACAGAAAATAAAAGAAAAGCACCCTCATGAAAAAATGGTCTTAATGGAGAATGCGGAAGGAGCAGCATTACTTCACGAATCAGAGAAAAAAACAATATTTAACTCTCCGAGAAAATATGAGGTAATCGATGCCTTCGGTGAACTAGCCGACCGCGGTTATGTCGTTTGCAACAACATTCCCGTCACGGACGAAGGGCGCCCCGTTTTTGAGTACCGTTTTAAAAACCGAGCTCGCGCAATTGAATCAGTGCCTGGCTTCATCGCTATTCGTGTGCTGCGCCCGCTGAATTCCAGCACCTATATCATTTTAACCCAATGGAAGGATCAAAACTCCTTTAACGGCTGGAAAAATTCGCAAGCCTACCACAAGGCGCATGAAAAACGCGGAACGGCGGATGGCATCGATCAGCAGCCGAAGATATTCGCCTCCCCTTCCTATGTCACAGCTTATACTGTTCCCAGCGAAGAAGACTGA